A genomic region of Sander vitreus isolate 19-12246 chromosome 11, sanVit1, whole genome shotgun sequence contains the following coding sequences:
- the alkbh6 gene encoding putative RNA/DNA demethylase ALKBH6, producing the protein MEHPACILEELKQFVLKDTPPTVYYIPDFISENEESYLQQQVYKSPKTKWTQLSGRRLQNWGGLPHPKGMLAEKIPDWLQTYCEKISSLGAFSGKTANHVLVNEYKQGEGIMPHEDGPLYHPTVTTISLGSHTFLDFYAPISSQEADAPQTEESRFLFSLLVNPRSLLILQDEMYQRLLHGIRPRAQDTLTDEVVNRSAAGAVPGETLTRGTRVSLTIRHVPKVMKTKLVLGRK; encoded by the coding sequence ATGGAACACCCAGCTTGTATTTTGGAGGAACTGAAGCAGTTTGTCTTAAAGGATACCCCACCAACAGTGTATTACATCCCAGATTTCATATCGGAAAATGAGGAGTCCTACCTTCAACAGCAGGTGTATAAATCTCCCAAAACTAAATGGACTCAGCTGTCAGGCAGACGGCTTCAGAACTGGGGAGGGTTACCACATCCCAAAGGCATGCTGGCAGAAAAGATTCCTGACTGGCTCCAGACGTACTGTGAGAAGATTTCCTCTCTAGGTGCATTCAGTGGGAAAACGGCAAACCATGTGTTGGTGAATGAGTATAAACAAGGGGAAGGGATTATGCCTCATGAAGACGGCCCTCTGTACCACCCAACTGTCACCACCATCAGTCTGGGCTCTCACACCTTCCTTGACTTCTACGCACCCATCAGCAGTCAGGAGGCCGATGCACCGCAGACGGAGGAGAGCCGTTTCCTCTTCTCCCTGCTGGTGAATCCGCGCAGTCTTCTCATCCTGCAGGATGAAATGTACCAGCGTCTCCTCCATGGCATCCGGCCCCGCGCCCAGGACACACTGACAGACGAGGTGGTGAACCGGTCTGCTGCCGGGGCCGTGCCAGGAGAGACACTGACCCGAGGAACCAGAGTGTCACTGACCATACGACATGTGCCCAAAGTTATGAAGACAAAGCTTGTACTGGGGAGGAAATGA